One genomic segment of Hevea brasiliensis isolate MT/VB/25A 57/8 chromosome 3, ASM3005281v1, whole genome shotgun sequence includes these proteins:
- the LOC131178441 gene encoding putative B3 domain-containing protein At2g27410, translating to MARAFPYDFDDDGYFDRMVEKAKVESAAIKLLAEDIMFAFMQRLREETIRSKDLLAAYVPKGRRGSHGVRRVINISRPPFFSSSSSSLLAHVKASQSLIENKKKKRSFESVNTTTEVHQQKKRKSLKKTYSKRPERLDFKKLHLDPPPDLSREWRAKIENKGGIDIKLVIMKQMFPTDLNTHHDRLSIPFNQIKNSDFLNEKEKKKLEKQENISVTVMEPCGEESQLCLRKWNLAITSSYVLTSWNKVLARKEFKQNDVIQLWSFRVQEELHLALIKVALDGGNNGAGVGAGVGATASAGASHSITENQDGDGAAAAGASHNIMENQDGAGASASHINVENQEQD from the coding sequence ATGGCGAGAGCTTTTCCTTATGATTTTGATGATGATGGGTATTTCGATAGAATGGTGGAAAAGGCTAAAGTTGAGTCTGCTGCAATCAAGTTGCTTGCAGAAGATATTATGTTTGCTTTTATGCAACGCCTTAGAGAAGAAACCATAAGAAGTAAGGACCTGCTTGCTGCTTATGTACCCAAAGGAAGGAGGGGCTCCCATGGAGTGCGCAGAGTTATCAACATATCTCGTcctccttttttttcttcttcttcttcttctttacttGCCCATGTAAAGGCTTCTCAAAGCTTGATcgagaacaagaaaaagaagcgATCCTTTGAAAGTGTCAATACTACTACTGAAGTTCATcaacaaaagaaaaggaaatcgCTGAAGAAAACCTACAGCAAGAGGCCTGAGAGACTCGATTTTAAAAAACTGCACTTAGATCCACCACCGGATTTGTCTCGTGAATGGAGAGCTAAAATTGAAAACAAAGGAGGCATTGATATTAAGTTGGTGATAATGAAACAGATGTTTCCTACAGATTTAAACACTCACCATGATCGTCTCTCAATCCCCTTCAACCAGATAAAAAATTCTGATTTTCTTAatgagaaggagaagaagaagttagAAAAGCAAGAGAACATATCTGTTACAGTCATGGAACCTTGTGGTGAAGAGTCTCAATTGTGTCTTAGGAAGTGGAATTTGGCAATTACCAGTTCCTATGTGTTGACTAGTTGGAATAAAGTTTTGGCGAGGAAGGAGTTCAAGCAAAATGACGTCATCCAGCTTTGGTCATTTAGGgtccaagaagaactccatttGGCACTCATTAAGGTTGCCTTGGATGGAGGGAATAATGGTGCTGGTGTTGGTGCTGGTGTTGGTGCTACTGCAAGTGCAGGTGCAAGTCACAGTATCACGGAGAACCAAGATGGTGATGGTGCTGCTGCTGCTGGTGCAAGTCACAATATTATGGAGAACCAAGATGGTGCCGGTGCAAGTGCAAGTCATATTAATGTGGAGAACCAAGAacaagattaa
- the LOC110668165 gene encoding uncharacterized protein LOC110668165 — MGTYLLLQLSFTTPPSQPLLNPNKFADTTWPIATTVPKNSWCTSSSAGRVKINLQDELYTDGDDDYDEFGFSGGEKQRIWWSNDDEDIWVDDDEEDGFWIFKVIRAFGWMVPAIGISLLLGTGPSAFLMALAVPLGQTALSALMDKVSRPRPKTETGRTKKKTFVRSSKFKRGETSRRREENKSQEEKGSYQSWMAADGVSYKNSGKRVRKFGGWDELDATYKVPRETPRQKADELPKQQTKGKMSRTRIIRDTPLLLRENDKGIDKEPDPRAFKVYSRRGKMSSNRMEGEETIVCY; from the exons ATGGGAACTTACCTCCTCCTTCAGCTCTCCTTCACTACGCCACCATCACAGCCACTTCTAAACCCTAACAAATTCGCTGATACTACTTGGCCAATTGCCACTACTGTCCCCAAGAACTCGTGGTGTACTTCATCATCAGCTGGCCGCGTCAAAATTAATCTCCAAGATGAGCTTTACACCGACGGTGATGATGACTACGATGAGTTTGGGTTCAGTGGTGGTGAGAAGCAGAGAATCTGGTGGTCTAATGACGACGAGGATATATGGGTCGATGATGATGAGGAGGATGGCTTCTGGATTTTCAAG GTGATTAGAGCTTTTGGTTGGATGGTTCCCGCCATTGGTATATCATTGCTGCTGGGAACGGGCCCTAGTGCTTTCTTAATGGCATTAGCTGTTCCACTAGGACAGACAGCACTCTCTGCACTGATGGATAAGGTCAGCAGGCCTAGACCCAAAACTGAAACCGGAAGGACTAAGAAGAAAACATTTGTTAGATCATCCAAATTCAAAAGGGGAGAAACAAGCAGGAGACGAGAAGAAAATAAGTCTCAAGAGGAAAAAGGAAGTTATCAATCGTGGATGGCAGCTGATGGTGTTTCATATAAAAACAGTGGCAAAAGAGTGCGTAAGTTTGGTGGATGGGATGAGCTAGATGCCACTTATAAGGTTCCCCGGGAGACGCCAAGACAAAAGGCAGATGAGCTCCCAAAGCAACAAACCAAAGGCAAAATGAGTCGGACGAGAATAATAAGGGATACACCACTTCTGCTTAG AGAAAATGATAAGGGGATTGACAAAGAGCCAGACCCTAGAGCATTTAAAGTCTATTCCAGAAGAGGGAAAATGAGCTCTAACAGAATGGAAGGGGAAGAAACGATAGTCTGTTActaa
- the LOC131178555 gene encoding putative B3 domain-containing protein At2g27410: MARAFPYDFDDDGYFDRMVEKAKVESAAIKLLAEDIMFAFMQRLREETMRSKDLLAAYVPKGRRGSHGVRRVINISRPPFFSSSSSLLAHVKASQSLIENKKKKRSFESVNTTTEVHQQKKRKSLKKTYSKRPERLDFKKLHLDPPPDLSREWRAKIENKGGIDIKLVIMKQMFPTDLNTHHDRLSIPFNQIKNSDFLNEKEKKKLEKQENISVTVMEPCGEESQLCLRKWNLAITSSYVLTSWNKVLARKEFKQNDVIQLWSFRVQEELHLALIKVALDGGNNGDGDGAGVGATASAGASHSITENQDGDGAAATAGASHNIMENQDGAGASASHINVENQEQD, from the coding sequence ATGGCGAGAGCTTTTCCTTATGATTTTGATGATGATGGGTATTTCGATAGAATGGTGGAAAAGGCTAAAGTTGAGTCTGCTGCAATCAAGTTGCTTGCAGAAGATATTATGTTTGCTTTTATGCAACGCCTTAGAGAAGAAACCATGAGAAGTAAGGACCTGCTTGCTGCTTATGTACCCAAAGGAAGGAGGGGCTCCCATGGAGTGCGCAGAGTTATCAACATATCTCGTcctccttttttttcttcttcttcttctttacttGCCCATGTAAAGGCTTCTCAAAGCTTGATcgagaacaagaaaaagaagcgATCCTTTGAAAGTGTCAATACTACTACTGAAGTTCATcaacaaaagaaaaggaaatcgCTGAAGAAAACCTACAGCAAGAGGCCTGAGAGACTCGATTTTAAAAAACTGCACTTAGATCCACCACCGGATTTGTCTCGTGAATGGAGAGCTAAAATTGAAAACAAAGGAGGCATTGATATTAAGTTGGTGATAATGAAACAGATGTTTCCTACAGATTTAAACACTCACCATGATCGTCTCTCAATCCCCTTCAACCAGATAAAAAATTCTGATTTTCTTAatgagaaggagaagaagaagttagAAAAGCAAGAGAACATATCTGTTACAGTCATGGAACCTTGTGGTGAAGAGTCTCAATTGTGTCTTAGGAAGTGGAATTTGGCAATTACCAGTTCCTATGTGTTGACTAGTTGGAATAAAGTTTTGGCGAGGAAGGAGTTCAAGCAAAACGACGTCATCCAGCTTTGGTCATTTAGGgtccaagaagaactccatttGGCACTCATTAAGGTTGCCTTGGATGGAGGGAATAATGGTGATGGTGATGGTGCTGGTGTTGGTGCTACTGCAAGTGCAGGTGCAAGTCACAGTATCACGGAGAACCAAGATGGTGATGGTGCTGCTGCTACTGCTGGTGCAAGTCACAATATTATGGAGAACCAAGATGGTGCCGGTGCAAGTGCAAGTCATATTAATGTGGAGAACCAAGAacaagattaa